In Brassica napus cultivar Da-Ae chromosome C2, Da-Ae, whole genome shotgun sequence, the sequence ATGGTCGAAAAGATTGCTAATGGCCTCTTTCATGTCTTGGCAACGCTTGGTGTGGTGCCTGTGATCAGATGTCCTGTTGGAGGACCAGCGGAGATGGTGGCACTTTCATTGGATACCAAACTCAGGCATCATCTTCTTTTGTCCAAAAACAACAGTCTCATGACCTCCCGGCCTTTGTTGTGCATTTTTGATAGAAACATTGACCTCGCTGTCGGGATTCAACACGATTTCAGATACCGGCCTCTTGTTCACGATCTTCTGGGTCTCAAGCTCAACAGTTTGATCATTCCAGGTgcacaaaagaagaaaatattattttagacaCTTCTTCTGACCCCTTTTGGTCCGCCAACGCTTCTCTTGAGGAGTCGCTTCAGAGATCGAAGCTCATTTGAACAAGTACAAGGAAGACGTGGAGGAGGTGAGCAGGAGAACCAGCGGTGGTACCACTagcactgatctgattggtggGGGGAACACCAAGCATCTGATGGATGCTGTGAACTCACTTCCAGAGTTGACAAGCAGAAAGCAGGTGATTGACAAGCACACAAACATAGCCACCTTTCTCCTAGGACAGATCAAGGAGCGGTCTCTGGATGTGTACACTACCAAAGAGAATGCCATGATTAAGGGAGCCAGGATTAACCTCAGTGATCTCCTTTCTGTTTTGAAAACCAAAGGCACCAAGATGGACAAGGTACGCTTTGCCATCATGTACCTCTTATCCTTGGATACCCTTCACCAGCCTGATCTTGAAGCCGTGGAACTGGCCTTGCGTGAGGCTGAGGCTGATACAAGCGCTTTTCTGTATCTCAAAAAGATCAAGTCCCTGAACGTGTCTTTGGCAGCATCGTCTTCTGCAAACTCAGCCAGCAGAAGCAACATTGTTGATTGGGCTGGGATGCTCTATGATCAATCAATTAACGCTGTCACTGCAGGAGTCAAGAATCTCTTAACCGGTGATCAGCAACTGGCTGTGGCGCGGACTGTTGAAGCTTTAGCCGAGGGAAAACCCAACCCCGAAACAGACTCATACCTTTTCCTCGATCCCAGAGCTTCAAAATCTGGCTCTACTAGCCATGTGATGGGGGGGGGATTCAGAGAAGCGATTGTTTTCATGGTCGGTGGGGGTAACTACATTGAATATAGCAGTTTGCAGGAGCTCTCGCAGCAGCCTCAGGGGACGCTCAAGAACATTATCTATGGAGCCACAGAGATCCTTAATGCAACTCAGCTCGTCGAGCAGCTCGCCATCTTGGGACAAAAGATAGGACTGGGATAAGAGAGCGGGTCTTGTCAGCTTCTGAGATATAAATTTACAAGTAGTTCACTTGAACCGCTTCCTTGTCAGTGTGAGCTCCTTGACCATTTCAGTATATCTCTTTTAATTGTTCATGCTTTCTTGGTGCTCTTCTATAGGGTATATCTCCCCTGCAAGTGTTTCTTGTGGGtttaagtttaaataaaaacacaatgTAAGAGATTTTATGTTGGTGTCCCCTTGTTCTggctttttttttccttgctcTCCTACTATGGCTTCTTGCTATTCGGTAGTTTATCTGCGTGTTTCTAtgtttagaacaaaaaaaaaaaattcatgctGATTTTGACTGGGTATTAATATCAGAATATTCTCTCAATGACATAGAATTGTAGTTATAGTGTCAAACTATGGACAAAATCCTTAGATGTATCTTGCTTTAATTGTATACTAGATTCTCATCAAGGgcggatatatttttattttttttgatatttttgtttttgtaatcatatttgtgtttaatattaatttaatttaatatttttttttggtaattatatttaatatgtcaCGTTGTATATCTATACACTTGTGCCATATCCATAGTTATGcaaatatgttaatattatcTTTACAAACTTTAAGTAAAATCACGTTAAAATAGGTTAATATGGTCTTtgctaaatttattatattttttgtgtatatatatatatatgtaaatagatTAATATGGTATTTACTAACTTTAAGTAAAATCATagctaataaatatttttaatcgaataacctatttaaaatccattaaactaaatgagtttatatgaatatttatttctattaaagTTTACTTAAACCCgtcataaaaattaaatgtcGTTACTAACCCGCTTCCACcgctaattaatattaatattagttAACTTTTAAAGTTTCAGtttatagtaaaaaaaacttaagaaatatatttccatcggtttgtatatatatttatgttttaatattatacatatttataaatatttaacatttaaaaaagtacacttcttaagTTTCAGATAAATAAAGCTATATAGTATTAAGTTAGGAAatagatttattaatatatactagaatcgtgaccgcgctacgcgcggataatatatttaaatttattgcttttatatttgtaattaataggctacattttttatttgtatttattttctaaaaatatttataattgtatttttaccAGTTTTAACTGAATATTTgtacattattttaattttttttttgaatttttactatgatttttaatttttttactttttcatcaCAAATTTTTTGTTAGTATAAAGTAGgttcataatttttgaaataagaaAGAATAACACATCTAACAccgtaaacatgaataatgtagtttggtgttttttttgttttctatttagttttaattttttctttgaaGCTTTGAATAATGTTTATGAAGTTGttgtaaaatattttggatgatgTTGAGACGAACAATAACTTTTTGTATTCTTTtgattagtttttaaatataacttacatggttaatgaaatattttttacatttataatttttttggttgttgctttgaaaattatttaaaagaagTTGCTAGTTCATCCCAAATAAATATTAGCATATTTGTGAATCAGTGAGTAATTAATTCATTAGAACTTCATTTTCATTAACTGTAAGAGAATTGTTTTTGAAACTGACTGTAAGAGAATTTTGGTATCTATATTAAACCAAAACTAGACCATGATCCGTgcgccagcgcggatatgaatttttggtttatggttatttatttaactaaatgatgtatttttaatatttgatgtattatattcatcaagtaaataattgttttggcatcttaaaccatctattaATGATTTATATTCGATAGCATatacaaaattgaacaaatagacataattagagaattgtagacgatatataaaaacaatggttattaatgtaaaatatgaagaaatattatatcacatgtttaaagaaaataaaatgatttttaaacttctatgaaaaaattaacatataaaaaagggtgatgaattagtcatcaaattgtaaataatttcatacttttgttaataataaattatttatagtctttgtttttcgtcaagataattattaaatgtacataacattaatattttaaaaggtcatattatgaaagcccatgttgtaaccgtttttttccgggaagtgtaacaaaaaaaaaaatacctttaactcttcgttttgtttaagttctgtgtcggtaaaagattaaaaaaaatctctctatctttttcaatattaaatttgaagcttattatgtgaaaatcatacgcaaatataggcaattggttggaatctctatatctttatattcttataaattttaaatttattgtttcctcttgtgcaagcaaatcaattaccgaagtaatagatcaattggttggaatcaaatatattcttataattagtgtaattatggttacagtttctatatttaataggtacattaaagatacgactttgaagatattatgttttgattgatagaagatattggattttgagtttgtatttattgatttgtttttttataaaacttagaaaatcagtgggatgattggttggttgatacaccctataaagaaaacgaaaactacAGGTGGTTTAActattgtacatcgatcgatgcatgatgtaagttgactatataaaacttgagcatgatcatttcaaactaaagtataggtaggttatatgcatttggtatattgtagttaatatattttaaatattgcataagtcaagtgattcacgttttcgtacaaataaaattcaagttcattattgggccgtactcgtcggtaataagctacgttaaatatgatgtatttttaggttcatttaatgacattaagtttaaatttcattaagaaaaactcattaatttaactggaaaagacaagcattaaaatatgtaggtttatttaatgacattaaatttaaatttgattaaggaaaactcattaatttaactagaaaagacaagcattaaaataggtagtttaatttaattctctgtggcatggaagtgtaaataagttagaaaacttaggggtattttttaaagggtatttctcttttaataatatagattttggtttaactaatttttattgtAATAATCTAGCtagaattatttttagtttatttggtTAAGCTAATAACATAGTTTTGTTGTGTATATCAAACCAATATTGCATAACCATACTTTTTGTGAAACTGATGAACCTAATCAATCGgttaaattaaaccaaaaaatatgcTTACACGtttctttgtattttgttttgaaGACGTAAgccaataaaaactaaaaagagaatttaataattgttaaactaaaacaaagattaattcttaatttaacatatctatatatataaagaaatgttcgcctctcTCCCGTGAAGCCACGTCATCAATTTGTGCGTTCTGggagtgacacgtgtcccattttatatttaggactaaaataaatgaatgcagtTAAGGGTAATTGAACCCATCACCTCTAGcactggtaatttctcttagaaccactaggctaaagtcactttttataaatatgtggccgcgaaaatacttattatcgtgtcaGCTGGAAGCTCATGCTTCTTCTGTTTGTGGCCAGGGCCGacactgaactgacgtcaagatgaagatcgtgaagttaaaaactttgctccaaacaattttgcaatgtttccaacctttataacttgatgcatataatatatatcaaaatacatttgttgtacacgcttttattagttttgcttttaaaagaaggtatttacagttataaatgttttgtgccagtgaaataatggttgaaaaatctctatacatatgtcattttaaaataacacccaacttctatatataatcAATACATATGTCTATGTTATattctagactaaatattttctcttttaaaaatatagaaaacaatttttgtagtctacaagcaaatgttgtagagcaagtatgcattatacaaaataatatatatttaaaatccatacacaaaaacataaaagttgttataggtctctttctgacacatgcacactccactatgaataaaaattaaaaaaaaaacagtattgtcatcaaattttatcacaaatccatatttgtacatctataattatgagttggacaattagttaatttgatacaataccaaagcaagaataatcgaaaaacaattataccaccgcatactaataagtaagacataacagataaccaaattcttgaatcttaaaacaaatttcaactcgagcatttagtgaatatcaaattaactaatatcccgcccgtagggcgggccgaccctagtgtTTTACATAAACATCTAGATAAGAAGATAACATATCTATATTTAGATGGTAACTaagatttgtttatttttattcagcttcctcatcgtcatgttatatatagtctccaataataataaaaaaaacaaattttaaaatcaccCAATGTGAGCTTCAGTGGTTTCTAGACCACGTAAAGCCACACCCTAACCAGTTTGTTGGAGCTCATTGCTACCTAGATTCAACTATTACAAAGGTAGCTTCGATTATATTACTTTATAATTATATGAATgtattttaactttaaaactGCCAATTATGTATTTGAATGTATAATACATatgttatgtattttataaaaaaaattataaaactaaaaaataaattatgggaatgcaaaaatgaaatattgATAGAAACATACTGTAGATTACATTATTGGCAATAATATTacatcaaaaattattttaacactttacttaaaatatattgtatatagttttttattattatttaaaccaAAACCTCGTGAAAATTACTTTAACTACCGTCTACGTGcagattttttattattgtttggtTTTCTAAACATTTTTCGGATGTAAATTTCTTTTGCACATCATCCAACGAAACATGTCACTAAGATTATTTTCAAtggttatttctttttttttctttttgaaaaaggcTTCAagttatttctatttcttattctAAAAGTACTGTACaatttgctcaaaaaaaagtatagtacaattatttatatgaaCATATAATCTTTCACGAGACACTGATTTAACAAAGGGAACCACATTTAGATGTAACGACGCGTTTCCTTTGTGTTATGCACTTCCAATGTAATTAAATTAATCATTTCTGTGTTTCCTCGTATTTAATGAAAACCTTGTTTGTATACATGAAACGAATACCTGAATCTTTTTCCCTGCTACTCTTGCAGGTACAACGCAAAATATTCAGGTTGTCACTGAAGATGATTTAGGCAACCCAAGTCAGACAACAAAACACGAAAGAACTAACGCTTTACTCATGAATGCTGGTTCAGTTCACGGTAAAATCTAGCTTCTCTATTACTATACTTCCTTTGTTCCCCTGCTCTGTTTCTTgtggtttctttttctttcagtgAAAACAATTTAGCCTAATTTTAAGATTAATCAAAGAATTGTGGTTATTAGATCTCTTTGTCGTGCTCCTCATGGCAATGGCAGACCtacacatcatcatcatcatcccaaGAAGCCAATATGTCCTTATTCTTTGCTGTCTGGTCTATTTTTTCTCAGCACAGAAAAAGACCAGAAGATTAACCAAGCCAAACCCTGAAGTTCCTCTTgtataaaaaaatctcattttcgGGAAAAAATCCAATTTAAGTTCAATATGGTAACTTTATTGAGACATTTTGAATAAAGCTCAGAGCTTTGATCACTTGTTGTTTTCTCCAGTTTTGGTTCTGTTTTAAAATAAGCGAGACTAAGGAAACAATCCACGATATTTCTATATGTAAAAAACTGAGAACGGTTCTGTGGTACattttttgaaatgattttgtGTTCCGACTTATGATGTTGATCTTATTTGGCACACACATCAGCTCCACCCAGCAGCTTACTGTAATAATTTGGAGAAGCATGATTACAAAGATTTGACCGAGGAAAAGGTAACAACCTCGATACTTAGTTTATAATACAACTGCACAATGGGAGGAAACATTTGGTAGAAGTTACTGGAAAGCCGGTTCAATATACCTGCACATGACACAATTTTGCCTTATGCTTCTAATGTTTTGCCAAAGAATCAACCGCAAAAGAGAATTCCCTACATCTAATTCAATTTCAAGAGGTGGAAGTTGTTGAGTTAGTTTCTTCAGGGTTTGTTATTGTTTATAATTCAGTCTTGTGTTTTTTTAAAGACATGCTAGTTCGCTTGGAGAATATTGATGTTAGAAACATACCAGATGGAGATAAAGGAAAGCTCTCGGTTGTGTTTAGTAACCCAGTCTGATTCTCTTTTCCATGCTGATCAGTTGCCGTTGTGTAGGTTTTAGGATCAGCGGTATCTCGGCTTGTCGAGGAGCTGGATCAAACTGGAGGAAATCTGCTCCTCATATCTCTAGAATCGTTGCTTAGTTTCCACCCCGGTAGCAATAATTTGGTGCACTAAACACTGTCACCACATTCTTTTCCTGTTAccataaattttttgaaagatCAGTGATTCAATCCACAGTTATGATAAGATAGACTGACCAATCATGCCTTTGGCAGAGCCTTGAGCAATTGAGATGAGCATACATGACATGCCACCAGTTAAATCCTTCCATGAGAAGCTGATGTGCTCTTGTTATGAGACTGCGTCCATTGTTGTCACTGAAATTGAGATGTCCAAATAATAACCATCACCAAGTGGAGATAACCCACATCGATCAAGGGGACCAGACCATAAATCACAAATTGGTCCTTCGTGTTGCACCTAGACATACTCCAAATAGATAACcaataagttattattttgcTCTTTGAGAAAACAACCTAATAGTAATTTGGAAGTTAGCACTTGAACCTTGAGAGCGGAAGGAGGGAGAGACCCATCAAAAACTCATATTCAAATTCAATCCGAACTTAAGGACCTGGGCAGGAAAAAGGGAGGTGGTGATAAATGGTGTAGTTGAAAATTACGTCTGATGAGGGGAAGATAATCGAAAAGGTCCAGATGCATTCTCGTACTTCCTGAAACATCGTCATAAAAACCATAGCTGGATCAGAGAAGCAAACACACACATCAAACatggtaatattttttttattattattattaagctTACACTTGAGTAATCTGCTGAGTCTTGAAATTTCCTCGCAATAGTGTAAAACTGAGAAAAGTCTGAGCAATTTCAAATTACACATCAGATCAAATGATCTATGACACACAGAGAGAACATATATTTTCAATCTTTGTGATAGCAGTGACAGCTAAATACGAAAATAAACGACCAAGGAGATCCATACCTGTAGGGGAAGAGATTTTTGAGCAGGTGAAGAGGATCTCAAAGATATAAGAGCATATCCCTCGTCTTAGAATT encodes:
- the LOC106378664 gene encoding SEC1 family transport protein SLY1-like — encoded protein: MDAVNSLPELTSRKQVIDKHTNIATFLLGQIKERSLDVYTTKENAMIKGARINLSDLLSVLKTKGTKMDKVRFAIMYLLSLDTLHQPDLEAVELALREAEADTSAFLYLKKIKSLNVSLAASSSANSASRSNIVDWAGMLYDQSINAVTAGVKNLLTGDQQLAVARTVEALAEGKPNPETDSYLFLDPRASKSGSTSHVMGGGFREAIVFMVGGGNYIEYSSLQELSQQPQGTLKNIIYGATEILNATQLVEQLAILGQKIGLG